The genomic window CACCTTTCAGTTTCTTGTAActcctccatctctgcctgTTTTGCCATGTCTTTAAATAAATGCTCTAATTTGTTTGGGCTGCAGTCACTCTTTTCACTACACTGGgtctttttttctgtagaaTAAGTTACTGAATGTTGACCTTTgaacaaaatgataaaagtCGTTGTAAGGCTTCCCATtcacacagtttaaaaagtgtAGATCAGCTGGGCTCTCTGTGACTAAAGAGGCCCAGGCTGCAAATCTTCTGTCCCAACAGCTTTAAACTGTAAGTAcgacattttatttatttatttatttatttatttatttatttatttatttatttatttataacctttatttaacaagGAAaggctcattgagattaaaaatctcttggccaagtgtgtcctggccaagataggcatgCAGCAGCGCAGTTACAATGTTTgaatagacataaatacaaatagcagacgcatgcaacagctacacaacaaatacctccagaaaaacagcatgagttacatttaaacaaaacatctgcagacagatgcatcagCCTCCATGTCATTTAAGGGCCGCTTAAAAGGATTCAAAGTTATCAGAAAACAAAGTTTCAAATCCTTTTGTAaaggagcagcaaacctgaaggccttttttcccaagttcagtcctgaccctcgaAACAGATAAAAGATCCTGAGATCGAACATTATGAGTTCCTGAGTTCTTTAGTGCAATGTAGGCGAGGAGGTAAGAGGGAAGTAGACCTAAGATGCTCTTATAGATTCGAAGATGCCAATGTTAGTGCCCGCGTGACAACAGGGAAGACCATCCTACTCTCGAGTACAGCTCGCAGTGATGAGTCATAGTTTTAAAATTGGTGATAAACCTCAATGCTCCATGGTATACAGTATCCAGCGTGTGCAAGCTTTGAGCAGACGCGTATATATATTAGACAtcaactctctccctgttttgcccattcttcccatagtgcccccttcacagacttaactcGGTCACAGACCCCCCCTaaatcaacgctgaggtctgtcatcctcaggactgaaacgcacacactcactttgattttaaattgcactatagcaaagttttttcactgttttaaactgtattttattatttttgttagtttacttcttatctttttctagctttcttatgtttatctgttgttgtcgttgctagggtctgagagagaaacgtaatatcaaatcctcagtatgtctagtgcatgcttacggaagaggattagggccactgaaaaaaaaaaaaaaaaagggtcaagatttttttaaaattattattcggagaaaaaagtcagaattctgagaataaagtcagaattctgagaataaagtcagaattctgagaataaagtcagaattttgttttttaattattattctgagaataaagtcagaattctgagaataaagtcagaattctgattttttttctcagaataataaaaaaaaataaaaaatttgaccctttcttttttttttttttcagtggcactaatcctcttccgtacatgctgcagtttttgacaataaagaagactttgactttgaccaTAGTCCAGCGCAGACAGAAAAGTAGCAGCAACAAGTTTTTTCTTGGCTTCAaaagaaagacatgaaataTTATAACAGTGCCAGTCAGCTTTCATGATCATTTGACAACATTGTGTGAACTGAGCTTGTTGGTAAGTGTTGAAAAGCCCTCATTATTCAGAGTGctttagggctgtcaaaattgctccaaaatgacgttcgaatattcgctctaaaaaaaaacaataggttcgaaccattcgaatatctatatttgcgcattatgtcaataacaggtggacaaactaatacaaggagacataactacttgtacatgtatttttatttaatatataacatgcctaaaacatacctacacattacaaaacaagtaaatgacctaatggtctgtACCGTAACACGAGACTTTTcactcgctcgctcgcccccctcccctctctgtgcgtaatgcgctgcgtgagtgctgaacaagacttgtgcgaacaattaaaggtcctgactcttgtccctaatataggcaggcttcattcagtgattgaagcaaatattattaatattaattgaagttaaaaacgaaaaagtagtccacttacattcttggcgcttgtataaaaaagagaggaaaaactgcattttatcccagtgtcattgattgtcgggctcttttagtccactgtcaatgtagggtcttaggcctgacaggttatttgccaaaaacacaagacagtcggtgtgaagaggcccgatctctttttattcagtgttttcccagtggaggaaaagacgcgttcagagcgcactgaggatccggggacggaaggatttctctctgcagtctgcttcacgctgtgcatgtgtgactcctgtgacctgtccctgacccgtcatgcagtgagCCCACTCGCAAAAcagccgccgatgtgtttttgtccacagtcaaatattaattatcacaatcgaatctccgtttttttttttaatattctaatatatattcgaatttagaatattcgttgacagccctagagTGCTTTAATGCAAACCAGTCATCACATATTAATAATAAGAAATATGTaggggggggattcagttgttacagcaacccagacataagtacaatcaagaagaagtttcaatacataaaataaaataagtagaaataaaaatagataaataaacataaaatacaatttagatatatacaatgttaaaaatggaatttagattaaatagcactAATTAACAGGCAGTGTTAAAAATGGTTCAGAAGTGACAGGCTGACGTGGTGTGATtatagttggtaatgacagattaaaggctctgtgaggagttttgaaatggctgagaaacagactgaaaatgatactgatgcctctttatgaccttcaatagcaaacaagaccatcagcagcaaacactggcaccttctctgttgtaatttttaatgcctgaaaccgccctgagggggtaggtgtcagaccagatgatggacatcttgcttcagaaacagcctttatttgactgttttcatagaaaataatcacattgcctgataaagttgactgttgaacacaacaggatgaggctttagttgaaaacactacttttgcatgtataggacaagagataagaggtatcattctgtccacaagggggcgccagaatcgatacaaaacaaaagttcctcacagcagccttaagcaataaataaaaataaatatgggtatgtagtaTGACCATGAGTtttagtaaacaataataatgtaatataacataatataatatagcaagataattatataatataatatattctgcattataatgccagcagcagtcaagaaaGTCAGTTCAGGATGAAATGATGGggtgtgacagacaatgcagggatggtatggatcttACATGCTTTTTCTTTGTGATCACAGCATCACCTCAGAGATGATCCAGTTGAAACTGGTGACACTGGCCGCACTGCTCTTCTCCATTCAAATCACTGATGGAGGTAAAGTCCTTGTTTTTCCTGTGGGTGGAAGCCACTGGTTCAACATGAAGGTCCTCATCCAGGAGCTCCATTCCAGAGGTCACAACATCACTGTGAtccaagaaaaaaacacaaggcaCATCAAGGCAGAGTCTGATCCCTACCAGTTAATCCCTCTTGATGTTGTTAATGAACTTGATATGGACGACTTCCATCGTTACATGACAAGAGTGCTGCAGCTCCGACGTGACTTCCACGCTTCGACTTTATCGATTTTAAAAGCTAGGGAAGAGTTCATAACAATGCTGCTATATACTCACCAAGCTGTGGTTGATAAAATGCAAGACGTATTCGAGGATACCAAACTGATGCAGTCCTTCCAAGAAGCCAAGTATGATGTTGTTCTGACAGACCCTTTCTTAGGCGGAGGGATCCTTCTGGCTCATCGGTTGGGTCTACCGCTGGTCTTCAATGTACGATGGACAATCCTGGCTGATGGGCTTCAAACGAttgccccctcccctctctcgtATGTTCCCATACCAGGCTGTGAAATGGCTGATAAGATGAATTTTTGGGAAAGGGTGACAAATGTTTTAATTGCCTTGAGGGTGCTTTATAGCCGGGTTGCGGTTAAAGAGCATTATTACGACCCTTTTGTCCAGCGACACTTTGGTCCTGATGTTTACTATGATGATCTGGTTCAGGCAGCAGACATATGGTTGATGAGAACGGACTTTACTTTTGAGTTCCCTCGTCCCACAATGCCCAATGTTGTCTTCATGGGTGGGTTTCAGTGTAAACCCTCCAAGCCGCTTCCTGAAGATCTGGAGGACTTTGTCCAGAGCTCTGCAGAGCATGGGGTCATTATAATGAGCTTGGGGACCTTGGTGGGGACTCTTCCAGAAGAGATCGCCGAATGTTGCTGCTGCTTTTGCAGAGTTACCTCAGAAGGTCATCTGGAGGCATACTGGGAAGAGACCATCCACCCTCGGCAACAACACCTTGCTGCTGGACTGGCTGCCTCAAAATGACCTCTTAGGACACCCAAAGACCAGAGTGTTTGTGGCCCACGGAGGCACCAACGGACTCCAAGAGGCCATCTACCATGGAGTCCCCATTGTGGGCCTTCCTCTGATGTTTGACCAGGATGATAACCTCTTTAGGATGAGAGTGAGGGGTGTTGCCAAAGTGCTGGACTTTGGCAAGTTAAACAAAGATGTATTCTTGGATGCGTTGAAGGCGGTGCTTCATGAGCCGAGctacagggagaacatgcaggaGCTCTCCAGACTGCACAGAGACCAGCCCATGAAGCCTCTGGACCGGGCTATGTTCTGGATCGAGTTTGTCATGAGACACAAGGGAGCGGCTCACATGAAGACCAAGTCCTATAAGATGTCCTGGATTCAGTACCACTCTATTGATGTCAttgctctgttgttgtttgtggtcATGATGATGGCTCTGATTTGTATTTTGACAGTAAAATGTTTATGGTTTCAAATATTTGGTAAGAGGATAAACACAGCCCACAGATAATTTCAGTCTCAAAGATCAAgtcagaaaataaattatatatttgGTTTTAGAAATGTTTCATGGTTATAGCTTGGGATGCAAGCTCTACCTCTGGTTAGTGGCTACTCCTATacagcgtggtttgtcagtattctggagataaagttgtatgtcgGCTGTGTCTGGTTTAATTGGCATATATCCACTTGACTGGGGCAgtgtgtaaccagcacaagcATGTGGGCAtcaacctgcaaggaggactgaaggctggtggtggggtgctagctctgctaatgttaggcaACTTTACAAACCAATTAACCcttgtttacatgcagactctgtgatctcatgtttaactgtgttgAATAaactgtgctcaattttgactgttcTCAGagtgtttttacattaaatctAGCAGGAATTAAAATAATATCTTTAGATGACTGTGAAGTTTGTCACTCAGGAACATCCTTAGTAATGTGTTTTTTAGGTCAGCTCTTCACCTCTGCCATGTGACAGTTGGTCTGCAACAGGTAAGTGGGGTGGTATTTAATCAAATTGATCGTCTCCGtctgttttctctgcttttaaagTGCATACAGCTATTTTTGTCTCAAGAtgatgtgatgaagatgatgatagTGATCAGGATGAAGATATGAAAGACTGTGGCACTATGAGGATggtgacagtgatgatgatgatgaaggctgATGTGCATGCTTTTCTGCAGAGCTCTGTGTTGTCAGTGCAGAACAGCTGGAGCGCTCTTTGACCATCAGCACAGAGAGTGAGCTGGTGCTTCTATCAGCCTGCATGTCACTCTGAGGAACAGCACCTTagctccagcagggggcgcactcacacagaggaacacacacacacacacacacacacacacacacacacacacacacacacacacacacacacacacacacacacacacacacacacacacacacacacacacacacacacacacactcagatggaTGGCAGTGTGATGCTTCAAATGTGGCTGCACAATAAACTGAGa from Notolabrus celidotus isolate fNotCel1 chromosome 9, fNotCel1.pri, whole genome shotgun sequence includes these protein-coding regions:
- the LOC117818720 gene encoding LOW QUALITY PROTEIN: UDP-glucuronosyltransferase 2A2-like (The sequence of the model RefSeq protein was modified relative to this genomic sequence to represent the inferred CDS: inserted 2 bases in 1 codon): MIQLKLVTLAALLFSIQITDGGKVLVFPVGGSHWFNMKVLIQELHSRGHNITVIQEKNTRHIKAESDPYQLIPLDVVNELDMDDFHRYMTRVLQLRRDFHASTLSILKAREEFITMLLYTHQAVVDKMQDVFEDTKLMQSFQEAKYDVVLTDPFLGGGILLAHRLGLPLVFNVRWTILADGLQTIAPSPLSYVPIPGCEMADKMNFWERVTNVLIALRVLYSRVAVKEHYYDPFVQRHFGPDVYYDDLVQAADIWLMRTDFTFEFPRPTMPNVVFMGGFQCKPSKPLPEDLEDFVQSSAEHGVIIMSLGTLVGTLPEEIAEXVAAAFAELPQKVIWRHTGKRPSTLGNNTLLLDWLPQNDLLGHPKTRVFVAHGGTNGLQEAIYHGVPIVGLPLMFDQDDNLFRMRVRGVAKVLDFGKLNKDVFLDALKAVLHEPSYRENMQELSRLHRDQPMKPLDRAMFWIEFVMRHKGAAHMKTKSYKMSWIQYHSIDVIALLLFVVMMMALICILTVKCLWFQIFGKRINTAHR